Part of the Woronichinia naegeliana WA131 genome, TGCCAGAGTATTGCTGAAAAAATACCGAATTATACATCTCCAAATGGCAATGGTACTGACTTTTGGTTATCTCGGACTGTCTGGGAAATTCGTTACTCGTCTAAAACAGTAGAAGACGCAAATATTCGGAAATTACAGACAGTTTGCGAAAACATGAATTTTTATTTGGTTGCAGACCAATTAGCTGAGTTATATCAAAAAATTCTCCGAAAAATTCAAGATGCGGGTAAAGCAGAATGGCAATTTGATCCAGAAGCCAAAAAGATAAAACAAAATGATTTCCGAGAATTGATTAAACAATGGTCTGGCCAGTCCCAGCATCCAGGAATTGGCGGTAAGGGGAATAAACTTCGTGAAAAAATGGAGATAGCGAGGATTTCGTCGGGTTTAATTGAAACAGCCCAAGAACAAAGAAGATTTTACCGAAGCCGTACTCTAAATCCAAGCTATATGGATTTATCAAAACGTGAGGAACTTGAAATGGAGACTCAAGCTCACCTACAATGTTTAAAAGCTCAATTAGATGCTGGGGCGTTAAAGGATACAGGGGTTGAGTTTCATAGTCGCTGTCTAGAGAGCTTAAAGCAAATTCAAGCTAACACAGAAAATGTACCTCTTTCCATTTTGCAAGGATATATGTATAACTTAACGGAGCGGTGCTTGCATCGCTTTACGAGGGAGATGTTATGAAATCTATACATGAACTTGCTGAAGTCCCCGCAGGCGTATCACTATTGGCCGATGACATTGTAGAATTTCATGCAGCAAGGATTCTTTTGTTGATAGAATTGTGTGGCAAAACAGATCGCGCTCATGGTGTAACCAAAATCGAGGGCTTAACAAAATTAGCAAAACTAGATTTTTTCGTAAGATATCCTCACCTTTTTGATAAAGCTTGTGCGGTGACTGGTGAAGGGGTTCGTTCCTTCTCAACTTCTATCGAATCCAGTATGGTAAGGCATCATTATGGGCCTTGGGATCATAGATATTATGAGATTCTTGCCTATCTAAGAAGTCGAGGTTTAATTAAAATTAAAAAAGAAAAAAATACCTATAATTATCAGTTAACTTCCATTGGAAAGGAGAGAGCCAAGCAATTAAGTGAGCAATCCTCTTTTCGCAGTTTATGTGAACAAATGCGCCGTGTTAAAAAAGCCTTTGGCTCAAAAAGTGGTTCATACATAAAAAACAAAATTTATGAAATTTTCAAACAAGAAGTTGAACAAAAATCTTTAGGAGAGGTTATTGAGTGATGACTACAAAAACTTTAGTAATAAAACAATTAAGTCGTTTTCCGAAAACAGGTGACTTTGATGAATTAAATTTTGAATATGGAGTTAATATTTTAGTAGGAGAAAAAAATACTGGGAAAACTCAGTGGCTCCGAATGCTTGATTTTTTAATGGGTGATCGAGAACCAGTAGAAAAAGCCTTTGACGAAGTATTGGTCGAGAAATATGATTCTATTAAAGGAGTTTTCATGGTTGGCGATGAAGAATTGATCCTAGAGCGACATTGGAAACAATCTGGAAATAAAGGAAAGGTCTTTGTTAACAAAATGCCAATAATAGTTGATAATTTTTCATCGCATCTGTTATCTCTTCTTAATATTCCTACCTTACATTATCCAGAGGGTAATCCCCTGTCACCTCGTACATGGCCAGAACTTAGTTGGCGCAGCTTGTTTCGTCATATCTATCGTCAGCAAAAATCATGGGGAGAATTAGTTAGCAAGCAGCCCGATGTTCAGCAACACGCCTGCTTATTGTTGTTTCTTGGCATTGCTGAAAATCAATTTTCTTCACAATATCAAAAATTATCAGATAAACAGAAAAAACTCTATAAATTACAAGCGGGAAAAGAAGAATTTAGCAATATGCTAAATCAAATATCAAGAGAACTTTTGAGCGAGCAAAATATTAACTCTCACATTCCTATAACGGAAGATTCAATTAACTCTGCTATTGACAGTCTTGATGCCAGAATGATCAGTTTGCTTAACCAGCGTGATCAAGTTCTCACTTCATTACAAAATAATGTTCTAGAGGAATTTTCTCCAGAAAGGACAATTATTTTTGAGCAATTAAGTAATAAATGGGCACGGCTTCAAACTAACAGAATTGAAATTTCATCTCAAATTAAAAACACTCAATCTCGTTTGCGAGAAATGGAAGAATATAGTGTAAAGATAGAGGATGAATTATCTCGAATCGAGCGTACTAAAAGTGCAGGTGAGATTTTTAGAAATTTACGGGTAACGAATTGTCCCGTTTGTGAACAGAGTATTCGCCCTAACAACAAGCCATCTAATTCCTGTTATTTATGTGGACAGACAATAGAAATTGACCTTGATGAAAATAAAGGAAGTGAACAAAGGCTTGACTTTGAAATTGAGCAACTTTGTTCTGAAAATGAGGAGGCAAAGGAATTAGTAACGCTAATTGAGGATGAACTGACAAGCTTAATTTCCGCTCAACGTTTCATCGATGAGGAGCTTGCTAGTATTCAAGATCAAATGAAACCTTTACAAGTTGCAGCATCTGTGATCTTACCACCTGAAATATCTGAGATTGATATGGAGCTAGGACGAATTCAAGAATCGAAAAAACACCTTGAAAGAATCAAAGGAGCTATTGAATTACAAACAAATTTGTCAGAGCAAATTGCTCAAATTGATAGCGAAGTGATCGAATTAGAAACTGAAGTAAATAAGTTACTAGATGACATTGACTTTAAAGAGTCTAGTTCCTTTTTTATTGAAAATATCAATCAGTATTTAGAATTGCTGAATCAATCTAATAACAATTCGTGGGATCAAGGGAAAGTAAGCCTGCGTTTAACAGATAAAAATTTTAGTTTTATCACAGCAACTAAAAAAACTATCGCAGGAGTAAAAAAACAAAGTAGTATCGGTGACACGACAATCCTGTATTTTTTGCCAGCCTATAATTACGCATTATTATCACTTTCTAATGAGATGCAATATCATTATCCAGGTTTAAGCATTTTAGAGTTTCCTGCAAGTTTTGCAGATGATTCTGACAAAGAAGAACTCAAAAATCACGAAAATTTCATTCTAGAGCCTTTTATTGATTTACTCAAACAGCCCGATATGAAAAATACTCAACTTATTGCTGTTGGTAGAGCGTTTGAAGGTTTACAAGGTGTTAATCAAGTTAAATTAACTCATAAATGGATTTAAAAATTAAGCCGTGGTTGCAGTTTTCAATAAATAGTTGTTAACCATTTATTATCAACTATCTGATGATCGCGTTTTCAATGGACAATTATTCACTATCAATTAATCCGCGATCTGTAGGAACTTAATACTATTAAGTCCTCTTACTTTTGTCACAGAAATTAAGGATTTAACAGTGTTAAATCCCTACGGAATGGAGTTGCGATCTCGTTTTAAATGGATAACTATCAACTATTCATTATCAACGATCAATTATTCACTAATCGGCGATCGCATTTTCAATAGATAATGGACAATGATCAATTATTTATAATGTTCAGTGTCAAACCTTGAAAACAACCTCCTATTTTGACTCCACGAGAAACCGCCCAGATCGTTTGTTCATAAAAGACGAATGGATTACTTTTGTTATAGAAAATCCCGAACGAATTCAGATTCAGATAGATGGTAGAATTCGGATATGGGCAAGAATTATAGAAGCCGAGGGAAAATATCTTCGTGTTATTCTTCTCCCAGATCGTGAAACCGTTCACAACGCATTTTTTGATAGGAGATTTAAGCCATGAAACTTCAATATTTTAAAGATACTGATACCCTATACATTGAGTTCAAAAATGTGGATATTGTTGATACCCAAGACCTTGATGAAAATACTTTGCTAGAGTTCAATGAACAGGGTGAGATCTGTGCAATTACAATGGAACACGCTAGTCAAAGAGCCGACCTTAATCACCTCACAATGGAAGGAATTGCTGTATAAATGAGCGATCGCGTTTTCAATGGATAATGGACAATTGACAATGGATAATTATCAACTCTTCACTATCAATTATCAACTTTTCACTATTAACTATCAATTAATCTGCGATCGCTGCTAAAGTTGGATTCTTTTATCTTTTTAATTCCACAAAATTTTCCAAATTTTACTTTTTGGATATTACTCAAACAAGAATAGACCTCTTGCCAATTCAAGAAAGTCCCCCTTTTTAAGGCTTCGGCCTTGAGTCAGCCGAACGGTGGATTTAGGGAGATCAAACGCTATTGTGCCAGAAGTCTATTGAATTCCCCTACTTCAGGAATTGTTTCAGGTTCATAGGCAACTGATAATGATTTTCTCATGGCTCAAGCCTCTAAACCTAGTATAACAATTAATATGACTCAAGCAGACAATAGCAAAACGATAACCAGTTTAATGGGGAATAAATCTTGTCTCCAAAGCCTTAAAAGGTTAGCGTAAAAATCCCTCCGATGGACTTTGGCAACTTCCTAATTCTCCTGATTGGCGGCTATTATTATCCAGTAAACAGAGATTACGAATTTCATAAATTTCTAATTGATCTATCCGCATATTGTAAATTGCTTTTTGTAAATCGGTAAGATTACTAGGAGAACTATAGGGAAAATAATCAATGGCTCTAACTAGCAGATCTTTATTGAAAGGAACAATGAGTTTCTGTCCATTACTCTGTCTGGTTTGAATTAAATCGGCAACCATGCCGACTCGCCATTTTCCGGTACCAATGGATTGAGGCGGATCAAGGCGTTTAATTTGTAACTGGGCTGATATTTTTTGAGTGGGAGAACTGGCAAAAACTTCGGGTGGAGTCATGCCCGCAATTTCCCTTAAAAACCCTTTGCGAAAATCTTCCGAGAGGGCGAAACTGGCCACCCAACTATTGGTCGAAATTTTTTGATTGCCGCCCTGGGGAGTGGGAATAAAAAGCCCCTGATCCCGTTGGGGTTTACTGACCTCTTCTAGGCTTTGAGCCGGTAGCATTCCCGACCAGTTAAACATCAGCGTCATGGTTTGATTGACAAAGTGTCGAATCGCTTCTGGTTCTCTGAATAAAGGATCTGCAAGCAGGGGGCGTTGTCCGGCGACAAGTTGAACAAAATTGGCCGGTTGTCTCAAACTCAATTGACGAATTCTGATGCCTTGAATAATTAAAATGAGTAAAGCTAAGGCGTGTAATGCTAAACCCGCGATCGCCAATAGACTTAACAAACTAATGCTTTTCTTTTTCTGTTGTAACAAACTCATACTGTCTTAATCTTTGCAACAGGATCAGGTTAAAATCGCCTCAATAGCAAAATTCGTTAAACTATCCCCATCAGTTTATTGCAAGAGAGCGACTTTTTCATGAATTATAATGACCTGAGTCTCGCCATTGTTAGTTATGCCAGCACCAGTTTAGAAGATCGCAAAGATTGGTATTCTCCCGCCGCCGATGCCTATAACCAAGTTAGACCGTCTTATCCTCAGCCCTTTATCTCGCGAGTATTGGCGATCACGCCCCTCACAGCTGATTCAAAAATTCTTGAGGTAGGTTGTGGCCCTGCCACTGCCACAGTCGCCTTCGCGCCCCTAGGGGCCAAAATGCTTTGCCTAGAACCCAATCCTCACTTTTGTCGATTAGCTCAAACTAATTGCCAAGCCTACCCCCAGGTTAGCATCAAAAATCTTTCCTTTGAAGAATGGCCGTTAGAATCAGACTGCTTCGATGCTGTTTTAGCGGCTAGTTCTTTTCATTGGATTCCGGCTGAAATTGGTTATCCCAAAGCAGCCCAATCGTTACGAGCAAAGGGTCATCTCATTTTATTGTGGAATAAAGAATTACAACCATCCTACGATGTATCTCTACTTTTATCAGAGGTGTATCAAGTTCATGCCCCCTTTCTTGATCGCTATGAAGATCAGGAAACTCAGGAAAAAATCGTGCAAGGATTAGGGCAAATTATTACTGATTCTGGGCAATTTCAAAAAGTTGTTCAGGGAACTTTCTGGTCTGAGGTTGTTTATACCATTGATGAATATTTGATGCTTTTAAATACCTATTCTCCTTATCTGAAGTTAGAAGCGGAACAAAGGGCCATTTTATTTGAGGCTCTGAGAGAAAAAATTGAGCAAAACCTAGGAAATAGTCTGCCGCTCTCCTATCTATCCGCCTTTCATGTTGCCAAAAAACGTTAGATACTAGTAAACAGAAAAGCAAATTCTTCTTACTTGCAGCCTGGGGTTCTCCCCAAGAATTCCGTTCTAGGATACCGTAAGAGAAGATTGTCTATTCTTAAAAGCCTTTCTGTAACCCTGCTAAATCACCATGACCGCGATCGCTCCTCACCAAAAAGCCAAAGCCTTAAAGCCGAATAGCCCCCGTCCTGCCAAAGCTCTCTGTAGTGAGTGTGGTCTATGTGATACCTACTACATCCACTATGTCAAAGAAGCCTGCGCTTTTTTAAATCAGCAGATTGCCAGCCTGGAAACCCAAGCCCATGGCCGTAGTCGGGATTTAGAAAATGAGAATGATCTGTATTTCGGTGTACATCAGGAAATGATGGCGGCTAAGAAACAGCAACCCATCCCTGGGGCCCAATGGACGGGAATTGTGAGTACTTTGGCCTGTGAAATGTTAAATCGAGGTTTAGTAGAAGGGGTTATTTGTGTTCAAAATACCAAGGAAGATCGTTTTCAGCCTCAAATCGTTATAGCGCGATCGCCGGACGAGGTTTTAGCTGCCAAGGTGAATAAACCGACTTTATCTCCTAATCTTTCCGTATTAGAAGAAGTGGAAAAATCGGGAATAAAACGATTGTTGGTGATTGGGGTCGGTTGCCAAATTCAAGCCTTGCGAGCGGTAGAGAAATCCTTGGGATTGGAAAAGCTCTATATTTTGGGAACGCCCTGTGTGGATAATGTTTCACGGGAAGGGTTGAAAAAGTTTTTAGAAACCACTAGTCGATCGCCGGAAACAGTGGTGCATTATGAATTTATGCAGGATTTTCGGGTGCATTTTAAACACGAAGATGGCTCGATGGAATTAGTCCCCTTTTTTGGCTTAAAAACTAACCAATTAAAGGATGTGTTCGCGCCTTCCTGTATGAGTTGTTTTGACTATGTGAATTCTTTGGCAGATTTAGTGGTGGGTTATATGGGCGCGCCTTTTGGTTGGCAGTGGATTGTGGT contains:
- a CDS encoding DUF4297 domain-containing protein, yielding MPSYRDLEPIERGGEISRIGLEFQDHVASGYCIEMLQNPHLVEVWCESLDDITLIRRNGDIEEFEFVQAKSNQLNHLWSVSELCKRKKSNVGSSILEKSLANERAKEAVCFRIVTCLGVNKELEILTFPLNSPKRAGDALTGLCQSIAEKIPNYTSPNGNGTDFWLSRTVWEIRYSSKTVEDANIRKLQTVCENMNFYLVADQLAELYQKILRKIQDAGKAEWQFDPEAKKIKQNDFRELIKQWSGQSQHPGIGGKGNKLREKMEIARISSGLIETAQEQRRFYRSRTLNPSYMDLSKREELEMETQAHLQCLKAQLDAGALKDTGVEFHSRCLESLKQIQANTENVPLSILQGYMYNLTERCLHRFTREML
- a CDS encoding DUF2283 domain-containing protein, with the translated sequence MKLQYFKDTDTLYIEFKNVDIVDTQDLDENTLLEFNEQGEICAITMEHASQRADLNHLTMEGIAV
- a CDS encoding class I SAM-dependent methyltransferase; the protein is MNYNDLSLAIVSYASTSLEDRKDWYSPAADAYNQVRPSYPQPFISRVLAITPLTADSKILEVGCGPATATVAFAPLGAKMLCLEPNPHFCRLAQTNCQAYPQVSIKNLSFEEWPLESDCFDAVLAASSFHWIPAEIGYPKAAQSLRAKGHLILLWNKELQPSYDVSLLLSEVYQVHAPFLDRYEDQETQEKIVQGLGQIITDSGQFQKVVQGTFWSEVVYTIDEYLMLLNTYSPYLKLEAEQRAILFEALREKIEQNLGNSLPLSYLSAFHVAKKR
- a CDS encoding Coenzyme F420 hydrogenase/dehydrogenase, beta subunit C-terminal domain, translated to MTAIAPHQKAKALKPNSPRPAKALCSECGLCDTYYIHYVKEACAFLNQQIASLETQAHGRSRDLENENDLYFGVHQEMMAAKKQQPIPGAQWTGIVSTLACEMLNRGLVEGVICVQNTKEDRFQPQIVIARSPDEVLAAKVNKPTLSPNLSVLEEVEKSGIKRLLVIGVGCQIQALRAVEKSLGLEKLYILGTPCVDNVSREGLKKFLETTSRSPETVVHYEFMQDFRVHFKHEDGSMELVPFFGLKTNQLKDVFAPSCMSCFDYVNSLADLVVGYMGAPFGWQWIVVRNETGREMLELIKDQLDVQAVSSEGDRKNAVQQSIPAYDKAVTLPMWAAKLMGVVIEKIGPKGLEYARFSIDSHFTRNYLYVRRNYPEKLAAHVPEFAKKIIAQYKLPKK